Proteins from a genomic interval of Sphingobacteriales bacterium:
- a CDS encoding transposase: MPIPHQGDNLTLEMPYCNTVCFQIFIDKLSVQKPEEFKIILLDNGAFHHSRQLVIPKNIHLLFIPPYSPELNPAEMIWRFIKGKTANIICKDLEELSAKVTDIINDMSNVIIQSITGWKLLQTVPFRCLFGIIFSWNLSLYLLPKFGRSPIRLLRNACISSPKRVCSMNTNKFRRISGAK; this comes from the coding sequence GTGCCTATTCCCCATCAAGGAGACAATCTTACCTTAGAAATGCCTTACTGTAATACGGTCTGCTTTCAAATATTTATAGATAAACTCTCCGTACAAAAGCCTGAAGAATTCAAGATAATTCTACTTGACAATGGTGCTTTTCACCACAGCCGACAATTGGTAATTCCTAAAAATATTCATCTGTTGTTTATTCCTCCTTACTCTCCCGAATTAAACCCCGCAGAGATGATATGGCGATTCATCAAGGGCAAAACTGCTAACATTATTTGCAAAGATCTGGAAGAACTCTCCGCCAAAGTCACTGATATTATCAACGATATGAGTAACGTTATCATTCAATCCATTACAGGTTGGAAACTTTTACAAACTGTGCCTTTTAGATGTTTATTTGGTATTATTTTCTCATGGAATTTATCACTGTATCTTCTTCCAAAATTCGGCAGGTCGCCTATCAGGCTGCTCAGGAACGCTTGTATATCATCACCAAAGAGGGTATGCTCTATGAACACCAACAAGTTCCGGCGCATTTCTGGAGCGAAATGA
- a CDS encoding acyl transferase, with amino-acid sequence MSHATHHHIRQKLLNIASEHDFANLALEVFRHQAQHCEVYAQYLQYLHTKVHKISNISQIPCLPVELFKQHDIAQAAFGNIFPQSASFYSSGTGSSGNSRHFVADVSLYEASFEAGFRHFYGDISEWSVAALLPSYLERSGSSLVYMANKWLEQARSGAFFLYEWEQLKAFLLDNEQKGQKTLLLGVTFALLDFAQYCEKLPLRHTTIMETGGMKGRRRELLREEVHEMLKNAFEVAAIHSEYGMTELLSQAYSEGGGVFRCAPTMQVLCRDATDPFSYLRPAQSGLLNVIDLANLYSCSFLATADVGRVYADGSFEVLGRADHSDIRGCNLMLA; translated from the coding sequence AACTACTCAATATTGCATCAGAGCACGATTTTGCAAATTTGGCTTTGGAGGTATTTCGGCATCAAGCCCAACATTGCGAAGTGTATGCTCAATATTTGCAATATTTGCATACAAAGGTACACAAAATCAGTAATATTTCACAAATTCCCTGCTTGCCTGTGGAGCTTTTTAAGCAACACGATATAGCACAGGCGGCTTTCGGAAATATTTTTCCGCAATCGGCTTCTTTTTACAGCAGTGGCACGGGCAGCAGTGGCAATAGTCGCCATTTTGTGGCAGATGTGAGCTTGTACGAAGCGAGTTTTGAGGCGGGATTCCGGCATTTTTACGGCGATATAAGCGAGTGGTCGGTGGCGGCTTTGCTGCCTTCCTATTTGGAGCGTAGCGGCTCGTCGTTGGTATATATGGCAAATAAATGGTTGGAGCAGGCTCGCAGTGGTGCTTTTTTTCTGTACGAGTGGGAGCAACTGAAAGCATTTTTATTGGATAATGAGCAAAAAGGTCAGAAAACGCTGCTGTTGGGTGTTACTTTCGCGCTGCTGGATTTTGCTCAGTATTGCGAAAAACTGCCTTTGCGCCATACGACCATTATGGAAACCGGCGGAATGAAGGGCAGGCGGCGGGAGTTGCTGCGCGAAGAGGTACACGAGATGTTGAAAAATGCTTTTGAAGTGGCGGCGATACATTCGGAATACGGAATGACGGAGTTGTTGTCGCAAGCCTATTCGGAGGGAGGTGGGGTTTTTCGCTGTGCGCCCACGATGCAAGTGCTGTGCCGCGATGCCACCGATCCTTTCTCTTACTTGCGCCCTGCACAAAGCGGCTTGCTCAATGTGATAGATTTGGCGAATTTGTATTCGTGTAGTTTTTTGGCTACCGCCGATGTGGGGCGTGTATATGCCGATGGCTCGTTTGAAGTGCTGGGGCGTGCCGACCACAGCGATATTAGAGGCTGCAATTTGATGTTGGCGTAA